One genomic window of Methanosalsum zhilinae DSM 4017 includes the following:
- a CDS encoding lysylphosphatidylglycerol synthase transmembrane domain-containing protein: MKNVILYLIGLSALIATLWIADLSNTISDIRSVNIQIVILLCLLQCITIGLISSQWHIITRKLNRDISYSQVLDVNMAGTVVESITPALKAGGELTKVLLMRSRWNISGSDATAIICIQKIISLFPFMTLCLASLGWIIFYGDKQTESMYIFTGAFILFLGIFTSFSLIVMFPEAMIRFTEKFPVKNTIKVRISNNLSDFRDSVRILKNKNSYIPVLLTLSFIIWGLFGVKAYLLADAINIDLGVAAIFTVTILSYMIAMVPVSPGGIGTFEGSILVLLSSMGIASSLAITFALVLRFTTYWFAFLLSTLYLAIKKVADYRQPDGNEPNW, from the coding sequence ATGAAAAATGTAATATTGTATCTGATTGGCCTATCAGCTCTGATCGCAACGCTCTGGATTGCTGATCTTTCCAATACTATATCAGATATCAGGTCTGTTAACATACAGATCGTAATTTTACTCTGTCTTCTCCAGTGTATAACAATTGGACTTATCAGCAGTCAGTGGCACATAATCACAAGAAAACTGAACAGAGATATCAGTTATTCCCAGGTACTGGATGTTAATATGGCAGGTACCGTTGTTGAAAGCATAACACCAGCATTAAAAGCCGGAGGAGAACTGACAAAGGTATTACTCATGCGTTCAAGATGGAATATATCCGGCTCAGATGCCACAGCTATTATCTGTATCCAGAAAATAATCAGCCTCTTTCCATTTATGACCCTTTGCCTAGCATCACTTGGATGGATTATCTTCTATGGTGATAAGCAAACTGAGAGCATGTATATATTTACAGGAGCTTTTATTCTGTTTCTGGGAATTTTTACATCATTTTCTCTGATAGTTATGTTTCCTGAAGCAATGATTCGATTTACTGAAAAATTCCCAGTGAAAAATACAATCAAAGTCAGGATCTCAAATAATTTAAGTGATTTTAGAGATTCGGTCAGAATACTGAAAAATAAAAACTCATATATTCCGGTATTGCTGACACTATCATTTATCATCTGGGGACTGTTTGGAGTAAAGGCATATTTGCTTGCAGATGCAATAAATATTGATCTTGGAGTTGCTGCAATCTTTACTGTAACAATACTTTCATACATGATAGCAATGGTTCCAGTATCTCCCGGAGGAATCGGGACCTTTGAAGGAAGCATTTTGGTTCTGTTGAGTTCAATGGGGATTGCATCTTCTCTTGCCATAACCTTTGCTCTGGTCTTAAGATTTACAACTTACTGGTTTGCATTCCTATTAAGCACACTATACCTGGCCATAAAAAAAGTTGCAGATTATCGTCAGCCGGATGGTAATGAACCTAACTGGTGA
- a CDS encoding class I SAM-dependent methyltransferase: MYYKRLVAKEIAIATISQNDHILCIGGGPFPCTAIEIAEQTGAQVTVVDNDPEAVEISRKVVSRLHLNNRIQVIQADGENVSAHRYSLVHIALQVYPKEKVLANICHRITPHTRILMRRTKIIFSHILYGIETDFCSSNADCLGQNLKCINCTMKNTVLLVKNEMGVKDEKCNIVSDWPISSDRNALDC; this comes from the coding sequence ATGTACTACAAAAGACTGGTCGCAAAAGAAATAGCAATTGCTACCATATCCCAGAATGATCATATTTTATGTATTGGTGGAGGACCCTTTCCCTGTACAGCAATTGAAATAGCTGAGCAGACGGGTGCGCAGGTAACTGTTGTGGACAACGATCCGGAAGCTGTAGAAATTTCCAGAAAAGTTGTAAGCAGACTACATCTGAACAATAGGATACAGGTGATTCAGGCAGACGGAGAAAATGTCAGTGCGCACAGATATTCTCTGGTACATATAGCTCTTCAGGTTTACCCAAAGGAAAAAGTGCTTGCAAATATCTGTCACCGGATAACACCACATACCAGAATACTGATGAGAAGAACAAAGATAATTTTTAGCCATATATTATATGGCATAGAAACCGATTTTTGCAGTAGCAATGCAGACTGTTTAGGTCAGAACCTCAAATGTATAAACTGCACAATGAAAAATACTGTACTGCTGGTTAAAAATGAAATGGGAGTAAAGGATGAAAAATGTAATATTGTATCTGATTGGCCTATCAGCTCTGATCGCAACGCTCTGGATTGCTGA
- a CDS encoding ATP-binding protein — protein MRQLLDVPLRKKLIVYIVISIVLIMTVTTTVIVSTVTSREESIAYKQSVEMTEKFASQFNADMRENAAIPHVLAGTMSAYENPSREKTNLILKKILEDHPDILAVFVAYEPDAFDGKDHKYINSEGHDSTGRFIPYWNRIDGDIKLEPLVDYETEDYYQAPKRLEQSIITDAYYYEGVFIVSFVSPIFKNGDFVGVAGIDVSLRYIDEVVSDIKPFNSGYALMTDSRGTLLTHPVNKEWIGNISLCDLENEKCLEIAEDIHTGKSGYVVSKDPVNQMDSIIFYEPIQTGNFSFILVVPKDEMLAGVDEIKRELIKISLIAIVFMGMIAYMTADSVAGSINRIVTDFKRISDDVLKGNLSARADTDVDIDFYEIPRGLNEILNTLQEYSQDLEKSNALKDESLHFLQEVMDAIPAPIYYTSRENLLLGCNTEFEKVMSVDREEIIGEAVNEIFPEHLNTEKYENNISALPEDGIHKFESTLRYPDGLNHNVIISKSIFESNTGKHDGVVGVIVDVSDKKMAEELRHSNELKDLFIDIMHHDLLNPTTVIKGLTEFLQEKETDEEKAHTLSMIEHNSEKLITMIELAAKIAKLEDTKQIELEYTNICSIMRNVLQSYADQIDENEIEIDLRIPNKCYAMSNPIIEDVFSNLLSNAIKYSPEKGKIIIDISDEEKRWKIKITDFGKGIPDEAKKDIFNRFTRVEKGSVKGSGLGLAIVKRIMDLHGEEGGVEDNPEGPGCVFWITLKKAEDDN, from the coding sequence ATGAGACAATTGCTGGATGTACCATTAAGAAAAAAGCTCATTGTGTATATCGTTATTAGCATTGTTTTAATAATGACTGTCACTACAACAGTAATTGTCTCCACAGTCACATCAAGAGAAGAAAGCATTGCATATAAGCAATCTGTTGAAATGACAGAAAAGTTCGCCAGTCAGTTCAACGCTGATATGAGAGAAAATGCTGCAATACCACATGTGCTTGCAGGTACGATGTCAGCATATGAAAACCCAAGCAGAGAAAAAACAAATTTGATTCTAAAAAAGATACTTGAAGATCATCCAGATATCCTTGCTGTATTTGTGGCTTATGAACCAGATGCCTTTGATGGAAAAGATCACAAATATATTAATTCTGAAGGTCATGATTCAACAGGAAGGTTCATACCCTACTGGAACAGAATTGACGGGGATATAAAACTGGAGCCGCTTGTTGACTATGAAACAGAAGACTACTACCAGGCTCCAAAAAGACTGGAGCAGAGTATAATAACAGATGCCTACTATTATGAAGGAGTGTTTATTGTAAGCTTCGTCTCCCCAATATTTAAAAATGGAGATTTTGTAGGTGTTGCCGGCATAGATGTTTCACTGAGATATATAGATGAGGTTGTAAGCGATATCAAACCTTTTAATAGCGGTTATGCACTGATGACAGATAGCAGGGGGACTCTGCTTACACACCCTGTGAATAAAGAATGGATAGGTAATATCAGCCTCTGTGATCTGGAAAATGAAAAATGTTTGGAAATTGCAGAAGATATACATACAGGAAAAAGCGGATATGTAGTTTCAAAGGATCCTGTTAATCAAATGGATTCAATAATATTTTATGAACCTATACAGACAGGCAATTTCTCATTCATTCTGGTTGTTCCAAAAGATGAAATGCTTGCTGGCGTTGATGAGATCAAAAGAGAGTTGATCAAAATATCACTTATAGCTATCGTCTTTATGGGGATGATAGCTTATATGACAGCAGACTCAGTTGCAGGATCCATAAACAGAATTGTCACTGACTTTAAAAGAATATCTGACGATGTGCTCAAGGGCAATCTTAGTGCCAGGGCTGATACAGATGTAGACATTGATTTTTATGAAATTCCCCGGGGACTGAATGAAATCCTGAATACTCTCCAGGAATACTCACAGGATCTGGAAAAATCAAACGCATTGAAAGATGAGAGTCTTCATTTCCTGCAGGAGGTGATGGATGCAATTCCAGCCCCGATATATTACACAAGTAGAGAGAATCTGTTACTTGGATGCAATACTGAATTTGAGAAGGTAATGAGTGTTGACAGAGAAGAGATCATAGGTGAAGCAGTAAACGAAATTTTTCCAGAACACCTCAATACGGAAAAATATGAAAATAATATAAGTGCCCTCCCTGAAGATGGGATTCATAAATTTGAATCAACCCTCAGGTATCCAGACGGATTAAATCATAATGTTATTATTAGTAAATCTATTTTTGAGAGTAATACCGGAAAGCATGACGGCGTAGTTGGAGTCATCGTTGATGTAAGTGATAAAAAGATGGCAGAGGAACTCAGACATTCAAATGAACTTAAAGATCTGTTTATAGATATCATGCATCATGATCTCCTGAACCCAACAACTGTGATAAAAGGCCTTACAGAATTTTTGCAGGAAAAGGAGACGGATGAAGAAAAGGCTCATACATTAAGCATGATAGAACACAACAGTGAGAAGCTAATTACTATGATAGAACTTGCTGCCAAGATAGCAAAACTTGAGGATACAAAGCAAATAGAACTTGAATATACTAATATATGTTCAATAATGAGAAATGTGCTTCAAAGTTATGCGGATCAGATCGATGAAAATGAAATCGAGATTGATCTCAGAATACCCAATAAGTGCTATGCAATGTCAAATCCAATAATAGAAGATGTATTTTCAAACCTTCTTTCAAATGCCATAAAATACAGTCCTGAAAAAGGTAAGATAATTATTGACATATCTGATGAAGAAAAGAGATGGAAAATAAAAATAACTGATTTTGGCAAAGGGATTCCTGATGAGGCAAAAAAAGATATTTTCAATCGTTTTACCAGAGTTGAAAAAGGTTCGGTAAAAGGATCCGGTCTTGGCCTGGCCATTGTCAAGAGGATAATGGATCTTCATGGAGAAGAGGGTGGTGTGGAAGATAACCCCGAAGGCCCAGGATGTGTGTTCTGGATTACACTAAAAAAAGCAGAAGATGATAATTAG
- a CDS encoding ferrous iron transporter B — protein MRCHNTGSRKLPPSAPDDIKILLMGNPNVGKSVIFSKLTGMDVLTANYAGTTVSYTAGSISYRSKNATLIDVPGTYSLEATSPAEQVAVNFLEEGANVIICVLDATNLERNLNLALQIKHKDVPVIYALNLIDVAENKGISIDVKKLEEELEAPVIPTIAPRNIGLKDLLDRAWDVALREPIAIKPVQMSHDERWQEVGRIAENVQVVEHRHPTFWDKLGDALVQPFPGLPLALIILTFSMLFVVGGGQGLRALLLLPILDNYYIPAVTSLVAYFIPEGIVFNLLVGEYGVLIKGIEWPFFLILPYVTLFYVVISFLEDSGYLPRLGILLDSVLRKIGMLGSNVVPMVMGYGCAVPAILGTRAATSQKQRLMITSLVALAVPCTAQSGAFIALLGDQSILALVFVYMVSFVAILVAGFILNRVIPGETDPMLMEVPNLLKPSMSALSQKIVIRIKQFLLEAEIPMILGILFAAVLVETGLLLVIGDLLKPLVEGWLGLPKEASLALMLGIVRRELGVLPLLELELTTLQLIVGSLVALFYLPCVTVMAIIIKEFNLRLSIYVIGFTTIIAFTLAGLFNQIARLLGFQ, from the coding sequence GTGCGTTGTCATAATACCGGTTCCAGAAAACTTCCGCCCAGTGCACCAGATGATATTAAAATTCTGTTGATGGGTAACCCAAATGTTGGAAAAAGTGTGATTTTTTCCAAATTAACCGGTATGGATGTTTTGACTGCAAACTATGCAGGAACTACAGTAAGTTATACAGCAGGAAGTATAAGCTATCGAAGTAAAAACGCTACCCTGATTGACGTTCCCGGAACATATTCCCTGGAAGCAACATCCCCTGCTGAACAGGTTGCGGTTAATTTTCTTGAAGAGGGTGCAAATGTAATTATCTGTGTACTTGATGCAACAAACCTTGAGAGAAACCTCAACCTTGCCCTTCAGATAAAACATAAAGATGTGCCTGTAATATATGCACTTAATCTGATCGATGTTGCTGAGAATAAAGGTATATCAATTGATGTAAAAAAACTTGAAGAGGAGCTGGAAGCACCGGTAATCCCGACTATTGCTCCACGCAATATTGGACTGAAAGATCTTCTTGACAGAGCATGGGACGTTGCTCTCAGGGAGCCGATTGCAATAAAGCCGGTTCAGATGTCACATGATGAGAGATGGCAGGAAGTTGGAAGGATTGCTGAAAATGTGCAGGTGGTAGAACACAGGCATCCGACATTCTGGGATAAACTGGGAGATGCACTGGTACAGCCCTTTCCCGGCTTGCCTCTGGCACTTATCATCCTGACTTTTTCAATGCTTTTTGTTGTCGGAGGTGGACAGGGCCTTAGAGCACTTTTGCTCCTTCCAATACTGGATAACTATTATATTCCAGCAGTAACTTCCCTGGTAGCATATTTTATTCCTGAAGGAATAGTATTCAACTTACTGGTAGGAGAATACGGTGTACTGATAAAAGGAATTGAATGGCCTTTTTTCCTTATACTGCCATATGTCACACTATTTTATGTTGTCATTTCATTTTTAGAGGATAGTGGGTATCTTCCTAGACTGGGAATATTATTGGACAGTGTTCTTCGCAAAATCGGAATGCTTGGAAGTAATGTTGTCCCAATGGTAATGGGATATGGATGTGCAGTCCCGGCCATACTTGGAACAAGGGCCGCAACCAGCCAGAAGCAGCGTCTTATGATAACATCCCTTGTTGCACTGGCAGTACCCTGTACTGCACAGAGTGGTGCATTCATCGCTCTTCTGGGAGACCAGTCGATCCTTGCACTGGTATTTGTATATATGGTTTCGTTTGTGGCAATTCTGGTTGCGGGATTTATATTGAACAGAGTGATACCAGGTGAGACCGATCCAATGTTAATGGAAGTTCCAAACCTGCTGAAACCATCTATGAGTGCACTTTCTCAGAAAATAGTTATCAGGATAAAGCAGTTCCTGCTGGAAGCAGAGATTCCCATGATACTGGGAATACTGTTTGCAGCCGTACTTGTAGAAACAGGATTGCTGCTGGTTATAGGAGATCTCCTAAAACCACTTGTTGAGGGATGGCTTGGCCTTCCAAAGGAAGCAAGTCTTGCATTGATGCTTGGAATAGTTAGAAGAGAGCTGGGAGTATTGCCACTGCTGGAGCTTGAACTAACAACACTGCAGCTTATTGTGGGGTCTCTGGTCGCTCTATTCTATTTGCCATGTGTCACTGTAATGGCGATCATAATTAAAGAGTTCAACCTGAGACTATCCATCTACGTAATAGGATTTACCACAATTATTGCATTCACATTAGCCGGTCTATTCAACCAGATAGCAAGGTTGCTTGGATTCCAGTAA